One window from the genome of Kryptolebias marmoratus isolate JLee-2015 linkage group LG1, ASM164957v2, whole genome shotgun sequence encodes:
- the slc20a2 gene encoding sodium-dependent phosphate transporter 2 isoform X2: MDLESYLWMVILGFIIAFILAFSVGANDVANSFGTAVGSGVVTLKQACILASIFETLGSILLGAKVGETIRKGIIDVSLYNDTVPILMAGEVSAMVGSAVWQLIASFLKLPISGTHCIVGATIGFSMVAIGTKGVQWMQLVKIVASWFISPLLSGLMSGLLFMLIRHFILNKDDSVPNGLRALPLFYATTIGINTFSIMYTGAPLLGLEMLPVWAIFLITLAGALVCAALVWIFVCPWMRRKIASRLKKEQALSRISDESLDKIPEEEEETPVFKELPGAKSTDEAVVPLTGGSTDRSTRDPSGELTNVANGGTILPNGRVYGRTHSMTNGSLKSPIANGSFSFDGHMRSDGQVYHTVHKDSGLYKDLLHKIHLGRMDDSERPGSSAPQPDNNYRLLRRNNSYTCYTAAICGMPVQPLRRSESRDDSEKLVGEGGVRSNSVSYSKKRIRYDSYSSYCNAVAEAEIEAEEGGVELKMASELEGVEEEGAPAPIPLDDLVEEDHEEKDKSEVFLLFHFLQILTACFGSFAHGGNDVSNAIGPLVALWMIYEQGGVMQDAATPVWLLFYGGVGICAGLWVWGRRVIQTMGKDLTPITPSSGFCIEVMSALTVLVASNVGIPISSTHCKVGSVVAVGWIRSQKAVDWRLFRNIFLAWFVTVPVAGLFSAAVMALFVYGILPFV, from the exons ATGGATCTGGAATCATATCTGTGGATGGTGATCCTTGGCTTCATCATTGCCTTCATTTTGGCGTTCTCAGTCGGAGCCAACGACGTGGCTAATTCGTTTGGCACGGCGGTGGGGTCCGGCGTGGTCACGCTGAAGCAGGCCTGCATCCTGGCATCCATCTTTGAGACGCTGGGCTCAATACTGCTCGGGGCCAAAGTGGGAGAAACAATTCGGAAGGGCATCATCGACGTCAGCCTCTACAACGACACGGTGCCCATACTCATGGCAGGGGAGGTCAGCGCCATGGTTG GGTCAGCCGTCTGGCAGCTGATCGCCTCCTTCCTCAAGCTGCCCATCTCTGGGACCCACTGCATCGTTGGAGCCACCATAGGCTTCTCCATGGTCGCCATTGGCACGAAGGGCGTGCAGTGGATGCAGCTTGTCAAAATTG tGGCTTCATGGTTCATCTCTCCTCTGCTGTCTGGACTCATGTCTGGACTCCTCTTCATGCTCATCAGACACTTCATCCTCAACAAG gatGATTCTGTCCCGAATGGCCTCCGAGCGCTGCCTCTCTTCTATGCCACCACCATCGGGATCAACACCTTCTCCATCATGTACACTGGAGCTCCAC TGCTTGGGTTGGAGATGCTACCGGTTTGGGCCATCTTTCTCATCACGTTAGCCGGGGCGCTGGTCTGCGCAGCTTTGGTCTGGATATTTGTCTGTCCTTGGATGAGAAGAAAAATAGCAA GTCGATTAAAGAAGGAGCAGGCTCTCTCCAGGATATCTGATGAGAGTCTGGACAAGATccctgaagaggaggaagagaccCCCGTCTTTAAGGAGCTTCCCGGGGCGAAGAGCACGGACGAGGCCGTGGTGCCGCTCACAGGAGGCAGCACTGATCGTAGCACGCGTGACCCCAGTGGGGAGCTCACCAACGTGGCCAACGGAGGCACCATCCTGCCAAATGGCAGGGTGTACG GTCGAACTCACTCAATGACCAATGGTTCCCTGAAGTCACCGATCGCTAATGGCAGCTTCAGCTTCGACGGTCACATGCGCAGTGATGGCCAGGTGTACCACACGGTGCACAAAGACTCTGGTCTGTACAAAGACTTGCTTCACAAGATCCACCTGGGCCGCATGGATGATAGCGAGCGCCCAGGGTCCAGCGCTCCTCAGCCTGACAACAACTACCGACTGCTGCGCCGCAACAACAGCTACACCTGCTACACGGCGGCGATATGCGGCATGCCCGTCCAGCCGCTCCGGCGCTCGGAGTCACGTGACGACAGTGAGAAGCTCGTGGGTGAGGGGGGCGTCAGGAGCAACAGTGTGTCCTACTCCAAGAAGCGGATACGCTACGATAGCTACTCGTCATACTGTAACGCTGTCGCTGAGGCAGAGATCGAAGCGGAGGAGGGAGGGGTGGAGCTGAAGATGGCCTCAGAGCtggagggggtggaggaggaaggagctcCGGCTCCAATCCCTCTGGATGACCTGGTGGAGGAGGATCACGAGGAGAAGGACAAGTCGGAGGTGTTTCTGCTCTTCCACTTCCTGCAGATCCTCACCGCCTGCTTCGGTTCTTTCGCCCACGGAGGCAATGATGTCAG TAACGCCATCGGGCCACTGGTGGCGCTGTGGATGATTTACGAGCAGGGAGGTGTGATGCAGGATGCTGCCACTCCCGTCTGGCTGCTGTTTTATGGCGGTGTGGGCATCTGCGCCGGCCTGTGGGTGTGGGGCCGCCGCGTCATTCAGACCATGGGGAAGGACCTGACTCCCATCACCCCCTCAAG CGGATTTTGCATTGAAGTAATGAGTGCGCTTACTGTGCTTGTTGCATCAAATGTGGGCATCCCAATAAGCTCCACCCACTGCAAG GTGGGCTCGGTTGTGGCCGTGGGTTGGATCCGCTCCCAGAAGGCCGTGGACTGGCGCCTCTTCAGGAACATCTTCCTGGCGTGGTTCGTCACGGTGCCCGTGGCGGGCCTGTTCAGCGCCGCCGTCATGGCCCTGTTCGTCTACGGCATCCTGCCCTTCGTCTGA
- the slc20a2 gene encoding sodium-dependent phosphate transporter 2 isoform X1, translated as MDLESYLWMVILGFIIAFILAFSVGANDVANSFGTAVGSGVVTLKQACILASIFETLGSILLGAKVGETIRKGIIDVSLYNDTVPILMAGEVSAMVGSAVWQLIASFLKLPISGTHCIVGATIGFSMVAIGTKGVQWMQLVKIVASWFISPLLSGLMSGLLFMLIRHFILNKDDSVPNGLRALPLFYATTIGINTFSIMYTGAPLLGLEMLPVWAIFLITLAGALVCAALVWIFVCPWMRRKIASRLKKEQALSRISDESLDKIPEEEEETPVFKELPGAKSTDEAVVPLTGGSTDRSTRDPSGELTNVANGGTILPNGRVYGRTHSMTNGSLKSPIANGSFSFDGHMRSDGQVYHTVHKDSGLYKDLLHKIHLGRMDDSERPGSSAPQPDNNYRLLRRNNSYTCYTAAICGMPVQPLRRSESRDDSEKLVGEGGVRSNSVSYSKKRIRYDSYSSYCNAVAEAEIEAEEGGVELKMASELEGVEEEGAPAPIPLDDLVEEDHEEKDKSEVFLLFHFLQILTACFGSFAHGGNDVSNAIGPLVALWMIYEQGGVMQDAATPVWLLFYGGVGICAGLWVWGRRVIQTMGKDLTPITPSSGFTIELASALTVVLASNIGIPVSTTHCKVGSVVAVGWIRSQKAVDWRLFRNIFLAWFVTVPVAGLFSAAVMALFVYGILPFV; from the exons ATGGATCTGGAATCATATCTGTGGATGGTGATCCTTGGCTTCATCATTGCCTTCATTTTGGCGTTCTCAGTCGGAGCCAACGACGTGGCTAATTCGTTTGGCACGGCGGTGGGGTCCGGCGTGGTCACGCTGAAGCAGGCCTGCATCCTGGCATCCATCTTTGAGACGCTGGGCTCAATACTGCTCGGGGCCAAAGTGGGAGAAACAATTCGGAAGGGCATCATCGACGTCAGCCTCTACAACGACACGGTGCCCATACTCATGGCAGGGGAGGTCAGCGCCATGGTTG GGTCAGCCGTCTGGCAGCTGATCGCCTCCTTCCTCAAGCTGCCCATCTCTGGGACCCACTGCATCGTTGGAGCCACCATAGGCTTCTCCATGGTCGCCATTGGCACGAAGGGCGTGCAGTGGATGCAGCTTGTCAAAATTG tGGCTTCATGGTTCATCTCTCCTCTGCTGTCTGGACTCATGTCTGGACTCCTCTTCATGCTCATCAGACACTTCATCCTCAACAAG gatGATTCTGTCCCGAATGGCCTCCGAGCGCTGCCTCTCTTCTATGCCACCACCATCGGGATCAACACCTTCTCCATCATGTACACTGGAGCTCCAC TGCTTGGGTTGGAGATGCTACCGGTTTGGGCCATCTTTCTCATCACGTTAGCCGGGGCGCTGGTCTGCGCAGCTTTGGTCTGGATATTTGTCTGTCCTTGGATGAGAAGAAAAATAGCAA GTCGATTAAAGAAGGAGCAGGCTCTCTCCAGGATATCTGATGAGAGTCTGGACAAGATccctgaagaggaggaagagaccCCCGTCTTTAAGGAGCTTCCCGGGGCGAAGAGCACGGACGAGGCCGTGGTGCCGCTCACAGGAGGCAGCACTGATCGTAGCACGCGTGACCCCAGTGGGGAGCTCACCAACGTGGCCAACGGAGGCACCATCCTGCCAAATGGCAGGGTGTACG GTCGAACTCACTCAATGACCAATGGTTCCCTGAAGTCACCGATCGCTAATGGCAGCTTCAGCTTCGACGGTCACATGCGCAGTGATGGCCAGGTGTACCACACGGTGCACAAAGACTCTGGTCTGTACAAAGACTTGCTTCACAAGATCCACCTGGGCCGCATGGATGATAGCGAGCGCCCAGGGTCCAGCGCTCCTCAGCCTGACAACAACTACCGACTGCTGCGCCGCAACAACAGCTACACCTGCTACACGGCGGCGATATGCGGCATGCCCGTCCAGCCGCTCCGGCGCTCGGAGTCACGTGACGACAGTGAGAAGCTCGTGGGTGAGGGGGGCGTCAGGAGCAACAGTGTGTCCTACTCCAAGAAGCGGATACGCTACGATAGCTACTCGTCATACTGTAACGCTGTCGCTGAGGCAGAGATCGAAGCGGAGGAGGGAGGGGTGGAGCTGAAGATGGCCTCAGAGCtggagggggtggaggaggaaggagctcCGGCTCCAATCCCTCTGGATGACCTGGTGGAGGAGGATCACGAGGAGAAGGACAAGTCGGAGGTGTTTCTGCTCTTCCACTTCCTGCAGATCCTCACCGCCTGCTTCGGTTCTTTCGCCCACGGAGGCAATGATGTCAG TAACGCCATCGGGCCACTGGTGGCGCTGTGGATGATTTACGAGCAGGGAGGTGTGATGCAGGATGCTGCCACTCCCGTCTGGCTGCTGTTTTATGGCGGTGTGGGCATCTGCGCCGGCCTGTGGGTGTGGGGCCGCCGCGTCATTCAGACCATGGGGAAGGACCTGACTCCCATCACCCCCTCAAG TGGATTCACTATTGAACTGGCTTCTGCACTCACAGTCGTGTTGGCTTCCAATATCGGAATCCCTGTCAGTACCACACACTGCAAG GTGGGCTCGGTTGTGGCCGTGGGTTGGATCCGCTCCCAGAAGGCCGTGGACTGGCGCCTCTTCAGGAACATCTTCCTGGCGTGGTTCGTCACGGTGCCCGTGGCGGGCCTGTTCAGCGCCGCCGTCATGGCCCTGTTCGTCTACGGCATCCTGCCCTTCGTCTGA